From a single Fusarium fujikuroi IMI 58289 draft genome, chromosome FFUJ_chr03 genomic region:
- a CDS encoding probable aspartate kinase: protein MRSRRDNSWVAQKFGGTSIGKFPDKVAEIVKSARLGGDRPAVICSARSSGKKVFGTTSRLLQVYRTLRGIVAITQDPDMQELLFDRLRSIIRDIRDDQVATVQMYILRQDIRDDTIRQITADCQELLDYTSAAKRFNLDINGKAKDKMVSFGEKLSCRLMVAMLRDRDIPAEYVDLSDIVPSNNLDQLRPDFFHEAAAVFGKRVEACNGRVPVITGFFGAVPGSLIDSGIGRGYSDLCAVLVAIGLHAERVQIWKEVDGIFTADPREVPDARCLPSITPSEAAELTFYGSEVIHHLALSLAIQAKPPVSIFVKNVQKPWGQGTVVVPTDGDDTSSWPIDYLDPSDSDSTSSTALPKMPTAVTIKRDITIFNILSNKQSMSHGFFVKVFTILAEHDISVDLISTSEVHVSMAINSSNMDPSQIKNVQCRLAEEGEVNVLPDMAILSLVGAELKNMTGIAGKMFAILGEQDVNIEMISQGASEINISCVIPDKDATRALNMLHDELFTKNAI from the exons ATGCGTAGTCGTCGAGATAATTCCTGGGTGGCTCAGAAGTTTGGTGGAACTAGCATTGGTAAATTTCCAGACAAG GTTGCCGAGATTGTAAAAAG TGCGAGGCTTGGAGGTGACAGACCAGCAGTGATATGTTCTGCAAGAAGCTCAGGCAAGAAAGTCTTTGGAACAACGAGCAG GCTGCTACAAGTCTACCGGACGCTGAGAGGCATTGTAGCCATAACTCAAGACCCTGACATGCAAGAGTTACTATTCGACAGACTTCGCAGTATCATTCGAGATATCCGTGACGACCAAGTGGCCACTGTCCAGATGTATATCTTGAGACAGGACATCCGTGATGACACAATTCGACAAATCACGGCAGATTGCCAAGAGCTACTTGATTACACATCCGCTGCCAAGcgcttcaacctcgacatTAATGGCAAAGCAAAAGACAAAATGGTCAGCTTCGGCGAGAAGCTGAGCTGTCGACTCATGGTTGCTATGCTACGAGACAGAGACATCCCAGCGGAGTACGTCGATCTCTCCGATATTGTACCCAGCAATAATCTGGATCAGTTGAGACCCGACTTCTTCCACGAAGCTGCAGCAGTCTTTGGGAAGCGAGTCGAAGCTTGCAATGGGAGAGTCCCCGTCATCACTGGTTTCTTCGGCGCTGTTCCGGGGAGCCTGATAGACAGTGGTATTGGAAGAGGATATTCTGATCTATGTGCTGTCTTAGTGGCGATCGGTTTACATGCAGAGAGGGTACAGATCTGGAAAGAGGTTGATGGTATTTTCACAGCTGATCCCAGAGAAGTTCCTGATGCTAGGTGCCTCCCTTCGATTACTCCGTCAGAAGCAGCTGAACTTACATTCTATGGATCAGAGGtcattcatcatcttgcACTGTCTCTGGCAATCCAAGCAAAGCCTCCAGTTAGCATATTTGTCAAGAATGTGCAGAAGCCGTGGGGCCAAGGAACTGTCGTTGTTCCCACTGATGGTGATGACACATCTTCGTGGCCGATCGACTACCTAGATCCTTCAGACTCGGACAGTACTTCTTCCACAGCACTGCCGAAAATGCCAACTGCTGTCACTATCAAACGagacatcaccatcttcaacatacTCAGCAACAAACAGTCCATGTCTCACGGCTTCttcgtcaaggtcttcacCATTCTGGCCGAGCACGATATCTCAGTCGATCTAATCTCCACCTCGGAAGTCCATGTTTCTATGGCAATCAACAGTTCCAACATGGATCCTTCCCAGATCAAGAATGTTCAGTGCAGGCttgctgaagaaggagaggtcAATGTGCTGCCTGACATGGCTATCCTGAGTCTCGTTGGTGCTGAATTGAAGAACATGACTGGGATTGCTGGCAAAATGTTTGCCATTCTGGGGGAGCAGGATGTCAACATTGAGATGATCTCCCAAG GCGCTAGCGAGATCAACATATCTTGTGTGATCCCGGATAAGGACGCCACTAGGGCTCTGAATATGTTGCATGATGAATTATTTACGAAGAACGCCATATAG
- a CDS encoding probable homoserine O-acetyltransferase translates to MTTTTTAPALPTPIHDGLGNGTTYERSIPRPVNPFSNRVPGREIITVPNFTLESGVEMRNVPVAYMSWGKLSPKANNVMIICHALSGSADVSDWWGPLLGPGKAFDTDKFFVICMNSLGSPYGTASPVTAKNGDYSEGWYGADFPATTIRDDVRLHKLVLDRLGVRKVAAVIGGSMGGMHVLEWAFFGKDYVRCIVPAATSSHQSAWAIGWGEAQRHAIRSDVKYKNGRYGFDDPPILGLEAARMTALLTYRSRDSLERRFGRDTGNKKKAKNKGSETLPSNSTPIHSQGGADETPVAFDRADSNFAAQSYLRYQAKKFSDRFDSNCYIALTNKLDTHDLARGRTRTITEALSLIEQPTLVLGIRSDGLYTLAEQEQIARTVPNAKLREIVSDDGHDAFLIEWSQLNWLLVGFLHESLPDIMQRAAL, encoded by the exons atgacgacgacgacaacgGCCCCTGCGTTGCCAACGCCCATTCACGATGGCCTTGGTAATGGTACTACATATG AGAGGAGTATTCCCAGGCCCGTCAATCCGTTCTCGAATCGTGTACCTGGACGAGAAATCATAACGGTCCCCAACTTCACGCTCGAATCTGGTGTTGAGATGCGAAATGTGCCAGTTGCGTATATGAGCTGGGGCAAGCTATCACCAAAGGCCAATAATGTCATGATCATTTGCCATGCGTTATCTGGGAGTGCAGATGTCAGCGACTGGTGGGGCCCGCTTCTTGGACCTGGAAAGGCGTTTGACACGGACAAGTTCTTTGTCATCTGTATGAACAGTCTAGGAAGCCCATATGGAACCGCCAGTCCTGTGACAGCCAAGAATGGAGACTACTCGGAGGGATGGTACGGGGCTGACTTTCCTGCAACTACTATCCGAGATGATGTTCG GCTTCACAAGTTGGTCCTAGACAGACTCGGAGTTCGAAAGGTTGCTGCTGTCATTGGTGGCTCTATGGGCGGTATGCACGTTCTCGAATGGGCGTTCTTTGGTAAAGACTACGTTCGTTGTATTGTACCAGCTGCAACGTCAAGTCATCAAAGTGCGTGGGCCATTGGCTGGGGTGAGGCACAGCGCCATGCCATTCGAAGCGACGTTAAATACAAGAATGGTCGTTATGGCTTCGATGATCCGCCCATTCTTGGACTGGAAGCGGCTCGTATGACAGCATTGTTGACGTATCGAAGTCGGGACTCCCTTGAGAGGCGATTTGGGCGCGATACGggaaacaagaagaag GCAAAAAATAAAGGCAGCGAGACATTGCCGAGCAACAGTACACCAATTCATAGCCAAGGAGGGGCCGATGAAACACCTGTAGCCTTTGACCGTGCCGACTCCAACTTCGCGGCCCAATCCTATCTCCGctaccaagccaagaagTTTTCCGACCGCTTCGACAGCAACTGCTACATCGCCCTCACTAATAAGCTCGACACTCATGACCTGGCTCGGGGGCGAACACGGACCATAACCGAAGCGCTGTCACTGATTGAGCAGCCTACCCTTGTGCTGGGCATACGGAGTGATGGGCTGTATACGCTTGCGGAGCAAGAGCAGATTGCACGAACCGTGCCAAATGCCAAGTTGAGAGAGATTGTTAGTGACGATGGGCATGATGCCTTCTTGATCGAGTGGAGCCAGTTGAactggttgttggttggatTTCTGCATGAGAGTTTACCGGATATTATGCAGAGAGCGGCTCTGTAA
- a CDS encoding related to zinc-binding dehydrogenase, with the protein MSQKALLLEEVGKPLTLGRRTIPEAGENQLLVKVLVAGLNPHDQRTRDDGLFVTSMPYVIASDIVGEVVTVGIGEHSAKFTLGEHVFGHTYAEGGFNNDFNAAQQYALVDARFVGRVAGSGLNDDEASTIPVIVLAAFMALFTPSGLGIPAPLAPEAKSFEYSNISLLVIGGGSNTGRAVVELAKLAGIGQIIAVAGSQNEEKLKAVGATHVIDRRAPDVLDQIRAIAGDELIFAVDTVNPGLGQELGIAALSNQKKGTLITLRRPDGDFDAARIGSKAAGYERRLVFGVSPIHPELTTRFWDEVPRWYKEGKFHPSSFEIIGGLDADAVNKALDKYRDGNGVKMNIHPWE; encoded by the exons ATGTCTCAAAAAGCTCTTTTACTTGAGGAGGTGGGTAAGCCATTAACCTTGGGGCGCCGGACGATTCCAGAGGCTGGTGAGAACCAGCTACTGGTCAAGGTCCTCGTTGCGGGCC TAAATCCTCATGACCAGAGAACCCGCGATGATGGCCTCTTCGTTACCAGCATGCCATATGTCATTGCTAGCGATATTGTCGGCGAGGTAGTAACCGTCGGAATCGGAGAGCACTCGGCCAAGTTCACACTTGGAGAGCATGTATTTGGTCACACGTATGCTGAGGGGGGCTTCAACAATGACTTCAACGCAGCTCAGCAATATGCCCTCGTTGATGCGCGGTTCGTAGGCAGAGTTGCCGGCAGTGGGTTGAACGACGATGAGGCATCAACAATTCCTGTTATAGTTTTGGCTGCCTTCATGGCCCTTTTTACTCCCTCCGGCCTTGGCATTCCAGCCCCTTTGGCACCTGAGGCCAAGTCATTTGAGTATTCTAACATCAGCCTCCTCGTCATTGGAGGTGGCTCCAACACGGGACGAGCCGTTGTTGAGCTTGCAAAGTTGGCAGGAATAGGTCAAATCATCGCCGTCGCTGGTAGCCAAAACGAGGAAAAGCTCAAGGCCGTTGGAGCTACCCATGTTATCGACCGAAGAGCTCCTGATGTGCTGGACCAGATCCGTGCCATCGCTGGAGATGAGCTAATTTTCGCTGTTGACACGGTAAATCCTGGCCTAGGTCAAGAACTTGGTATCGCGGCACTATCAAACCAGAAAAAGGGAACTTTGATCACTCTCCGGCGACCGGACGGAGACTTTGACGCTGCTCGAATAGGGTCCAAAGCTGCTGGATATGAGAGGCGGCTTGTGTTTGGGGTATCCCCGATCCACCCAGAGCTGACTACGAGATTCTGGGATGAGGTTCCTCGTTGGTATAAGGAGGGGAAATTTCATCCAAGTAGCTTCGAGATTATTGGCGGTTTAGATGCGGATGCTGTGAACAAGGCGCTGGATAAGTATCGAGATGGCAATGGAGTCAAGATGAATATTCACCCTTGGGAGTGA
- a CDS encoding probable reductase RED1 — translation MGGEVSNKTWVFKKSPSSLPEPGVHTAFEDRPLSLVAPPGGLVIKLLTAGLDPHQRDRMRGAGNVDYVPGYEVNEPITNFSIAKVIRSDNDVFEEGSLIAGSLPIAEYGIIPRELIDARAMASPLVWKVSNDYNLDVKHYVGTLGLAGMTAWNSFYGLVKAVKGETIWVNAASSSVGEVVVQLAKIEGMKVIASVSSDDKLDYVVNELGADVGFNYRKEPVGKALKPAIENMKWFGRIISCGTASQYNKPVEEQYGVTNLSEIFRRRIKIQGFIFWDDNIYTDNIENFKATMPKWVSEGKIKSRYTQFEGIEQADKAFLSMFTGGSHGKTVLKISDP, via the exons ATGGGCGGCGAAGTCTCAAACAAGACATGGGTCTTCAAAAAGTCTCCCTCAAGCCTACCAGAGCCAGGCGTCCATACCGCTTTCGAGGATCGACCCTTGAGCCTAGTCGCACCACCTGGAGGTCTCGTCATCAAGCTCCTCACAGCTGGTCTCGATCCCCATCAGAGAGATCGCATGCGAGGAGCTGGCAACGTCGACTACGTACCTGGCTATGAAGTCAACGAGCCCATCACAAACTTCTCAATTGCAAAGGTCATCCGCTCAGACAACGATGTTTTTGAGGAGGGTAGCTTAATCGCTGGTAGCCTTCCTATCGCTGAGTACGGCATTATCCCCAGAGAGCTCATTGATGCTAGAGCTATGGCATCACCGCTTGTTTGGAAGGTCTCAAACGATTACAACCTTGATGTCAAGCATTACGTTGGTACTCTTGGTCTGGCTGGCATGACTGCTTGGAACTCCTTCTACGGCCTCgtcaaggctgtcaagggTGAGACAATCTGGGTCAACGCTGCATCAAGCTCTGTCGGAGAAGTTGTCGTTCAactggccaagatcgagggcATGAAAGTGATTGCCAGTGTGAGCTCTGACGACAAGCTCGACTACGTGGTCAATGAGCTTGGTGCAGATGTCGGCTTCAATTACCGAAAGGAGCCAGTTGGCAAGGCTCTCAAGC CTGCCATCGAGAACATGAAGTGGTTCGGCCGCATCATCAGCTGCGGAACA GCATCTCAATACAACAAGCCAGTTGAAGAACAGTATGGAGTCACCAACCTGTCAGAGATCTTCCGCCGACGCATCAAGATCCAGGGTTTCATCTTCTGGGATGACAACATCTACACTGACAACATTGAGAACTTCAAGGCTACTATGCCAAAGTGGGTTTCAGAGGGAAAGATCAAGTCTCGCTATACTCAGTTTGAAGGTATTGAGCAGGCTGACAAGGCATTCTTGTCCATGTTTACTGGTGGAAGCCATGGTAAGACGGTGCTCAAGATAAGCGACCCTTAA
- a CDS encoding probable O-acetylhomoserine (thiol)-lyase, with protein sequence MAEQVFQNFETLQLHAGYTPDPHTRSTAVPIYATSSYTFNDSAHGARLFGLKELGNIYSRLMNPTVDVFEKRIAALEGGIAAAATSSGQAAQFLTIATLAKAGDNIVASSHLYGGTYNQLNVLLPRFGIKTKFVRSGKLEDYAAAIDDQTRAIYVESMSNPDYVVPDFEGIAKIAHEHGIPLVVDNTLGAGGYYIRPIEHGADIVVHSATKWIGGHGTTIGGVIVDSGRFNWNKHSDRFPEMVEPSPSYHGLKYWEAFGPATFITRIRVEMLRDIGACLSPFSAQQLLLGIETLGLRAERHAQNTEKLSKYFESSPNVSWVLWPGSESHPTYSQAKKYLTRGFGAMLSIGVKGDASAGSKVVDGLKLVSNLANVGDAKSLAIHPWSTTHEQLSEDERLASGVTEDMIRISVGIEHVDDIIADFEQSFQKAYGS encoded by the exons ATGGCAGAGCAAGTCTTTCAGAACTTTGAGACCCTTCAGCTTCATGCTGG TTACACACCGGATCCTCACACAAGGTCCACTGCTGTTCCCATCTATGCGACATCT AGCTACACTTTCAACGACTCTGCTCATGGAGCGCGCCTTTTTGGTCTCAAGGAGCTCGGCAACATCTACAGTCGTCTCATGAAC CCTACTGTTGATGTTTTCGAGAAGCGAATTGCTGCTCTAGAAGGCGGCATTGCCGCTGCTGCCACTTCTTCTGGTCAAGCTGCTCAGTTCCTCACCATCGCCACTctcgccaaggctggtgataACATTGTGGCCAGCTCGCATCTGTACGGTGGCACATACAACCAGCTCAACGTGCTGCTTCCCCGTTTTGGtatcaagaccaagtttGTGCGAAGCGGAAAGCTTGAGGACTATGCTGCTGCTATTGATGACCAAACTCGTGCTATTTATGTCGAGAGCATGAGCAACCCCGATTACGTCGTGCCTGACTTTGAAGGCATCGCCAAGATCGCTCATGAGCATGGTATCCCCCTCGTC GTCGACAACACGCTTGGTGCAGGTGGCTATTACATCCGTCCTATTGAGCATGGCGCCGACATCGTTGTCCATTCTGCGACCAAGTGGATTGGCGGCCATGGTACTACCATCGGTGGAGTGATTGTCGACAGCGGCCGCTTCAACTGGAACAAGCACTCAGACCGCTTCCCTGAGATGGTTGAACCATCACCCTCGTATCACGGCCTCAAGTACTGGGAGGCTTTCGGTCCTGCTACCTTCATCACTCGAATCCGCGTTGAGATGCTTCGGGACATTGGCGCGTGCCTCAGCCCTTTCTCCGCACAGCAACTCCTTCTCGGTATAGAGACTCTCGGTCTTCGAGCTGAGCGTCATGCGCAAAACACAGAAAAGTTGTCCAAGTACTTTGAATCTAGTCCCAATGTGAGCTGGGTCCTCTGGCCAGGTTCTGAATCTCATCCGACATACtcccaggccaagaagtaTCTCACACGAGGATTTGGCGCTATGCTGAGTATCGGAGTCAAGGGAGATGCTTCAGCTGGAAGCAAGGTCGTGGATGGTCTCAAGCTCGTGTCTAACCTAGCCAACGTGGGTGATGCTAAGAGTCTTGCTATTCACCCTTGGTCGACTACACATGAACAGTTGTCGGAGGATGAGAGGCTCGCTTCTGGTGTGACGGAGGATATGATTCGTATCTCTGTTGGAATTGAgcatgttgatgatatcattgCCGATTTTGAGCAGTCGTTCCAGAAGGCTTATGGGTCTTAG
- a CDS encoding related to nonribosomal peptide synthetase MxcG (component of the myxochelin iron transport regulon) yields MGSISHLPVYGHRLLPVVIDEIARDEPDRVLFYTPRNGQPSQGYDKVTTKIFANSINRLCGWLDSQLGSPTVSKTIAYIGQNDLRYFIMMIASTKLGHRLLLSSPRNSVEGHVSLIKQSGCEFWIASSGLDHHGFLQDLQIPSVEAPELSQLLDPTPLKPYVYQKSWNEGKSDILALLHTSGSTGLPKLVPVYLETAATVDGFHLMELTNGKRPTGVEWTGTRQLCAMPLFHVAGICLGLYSAVFFNWTVVLPSVGPIMQHVIEDALDHITLDSAFISPSVLQDISKSPRVLEKLSKLKFITSAGGPIPQSVGDLIHPRVPIMQTMGMTEGQWLASVVTHPDEWAYYYFHPRTGVEMRPYSEDLSELVFVQNPKLTATQPVFKTFPELDIWETKDLYSRHPKHPSLWKYEMRRDDLVILSNGEKFNPLAAEGKLISHPWIAAAYLTGRGRFQTAALLYPDETNLDKSDDTIIDNVWPTFEEVNRSLPAFAQIHRDFVKIVRTPFPRTPKGTLARNETEKAFTADINAIYDRSTHGKPSVHINGTTEVVVRSGIREAIEAVSGLVDLKDDDNIFTRGFDSLHVIRLAGLLSSAFDQPIEVEVGTIYTNPTVSQLARSVWSHLEHGPQDKIHHSEATREMLAKYAQAFEPPREAKEHIVITGTTGEIGSYLLDVLCNNDKVAKIWCLNRSADAFQRQVDSAKSKGLSSTWQSKAKFVRYDVAADNLGLSQDDLQEIKNQATAIIHNAWEVNFNLPLSSFEPQFVGLQSLVDICREARHKLRFFFISSISAAMNWPSDLLGPVPEASIPRFDAPINGYGSSKLVAEHLLSKAARSGVLSLSVLRVGQVAGPVKTLGEGSIWTRRDWVPAIIDASVHLRALPLDLGTASILDWIPIDLLTEVIGQLVVPVNAVVGQENYYNLLNPRTPSWIDALPGLKAHLEVSFSDKFEIIPLHEWIGRLRGAEKTIVKEVSEGSSETARRAQSGLKLLAFFEMLASGEEGSRGLEWSKGNTLAQSSILACMEPVSSAWFGTWLTQWGY; encoded by the exons ATGGGTTCAATCTCCCACTTGCCCGTGTACGGTCATAGGCTTCTCCCCGTGGTAATCGACGAGATTGCACGGGACGAGCCTGATCGCGTGCTTTTCTACACTCCCCGTAACGGACAACCGTCGCAAGGATATGATAAAGTCACCACCAAGATCTTTGCCAACTCTATCAACCGACTGTGCGGGTGGCTTGACTCCCAACTTGGATCGCCAACGGTATCCAAAACAATTGCCTACATTGGTCAAA ATGACCTGAGATATTTCATCATGATGATTGCTTCCACAAAGCTGGGACATAGA CTGCTACTCTCGTCACCAAGAAACAGTGTCGAAGGACACGTGTCATTGATCAAACAGTCTGGCTGCGAGTTCTGGATCGCTTCATCTGGCCTGGACCACCACGGATTCCTCCAAGACCTCCAGATACCAAGCGTTGAGGCTCCAGAATTATCCCAGCTCCTAGATCCAACACCCCTCAAACCCTATGTCTACCAAAAGTCCTGGAACGAAGGAAAGTCAGACATTCTTGCACTGCTTCACACCTCCGGCTCTACCGGCCTTCCTAAACTGGTGCCAGTATATCTCGAGACCGCTGCTACTGTTGATGGCTTCCACCTCATGGAACTTACAAATGGGAAGAGGCCGACTGGTGTTGAGTGGACTGGCACGAGACAATTGTGCGCTATGCCTCTGTTCCAC GTTGCTGGAATCTGTCTCGGTCTGTACTCAGCCGTCTTTTTCAACTGGACTGTTGTTCTCCCGTCCGTAGGGCCCATCATGCAGCATGTTATCGAAGACGCGCTTGACCATATCACACTCGACTCAGCCTTCATCTCACCCAGTGTCCTACAGGACATCTCCAAGTCTCCCCGTGTGCTTGAGAAGCTGTCGAAGCTCAAATTCATCACGTCAGCTGGAGGACCTATTCCTCAGTCCGTCGGCGATCTGATTCACCCGCGTGTACCCATAATGCAAACAATGGGCATGACGGAGGGCCAATGGCTAGCGTCCGTGGTCACGCACCCCGATGAGTGGGCTTACTACTATTTCCATCCACGGACAGGCGTTGAGATGCGTCCTTACTCCGAAGATCTGTCTGAGCTGGTCTTTGTGCAAAACCCTAAGCTTACTGCTACCCAACCTGTCTTCAAGACGTTCCCTGAGCTTGATATCTGGGAGACGAAAGATTTGTACTCACGACACCCAAAACATCCCAGTCTCTGGAAGTATGAGATGCGGCGTGATGATCTGGTCATTCTGTCCAACGGTGAAAAGTTTAACCCTCTTGCTGCTGAAGGAAAGCTCATCAGCCACCCATGGATTGCTGCCGCTTACCTCACTGGCCGTGGCCGGTTCCAAACAGCTGCTCTTCTGTACCCTGATGAGACCAACCTCGACAAATCAgacgacaccatcatcgacaacgtCTGGCCAACATTTGAAGAAGTTAACAGGTCTCTTCCAGCGTTCGCTCAGATTCACCGCGACTTTGTCAAGATCGTTCGGACTCCATTTCCTCGTACTCCAAAGGGTACCCTCGCTCGCAATGAAACAGAGAAAGCATTCACTGCCGACATCAACGCTATCTACGACAGGTCTACGCATGGTAAGCCTTCTGTTCACATTAACGGAACAACCGAAGTAGTGGTCCGTTCTGGTATTCGAGAGGCAATTGAAGCCGTGTCTGGATTGGTTGACCTCAAGGACGATGACAACATCTTCACCAGAGGTTTCGACTCACTTCATGTCATTCGCCTTGCAGGACTTCTGAGTTCTGCTTTCGATCAGCCTATCGAGGTAGAAGTGGGTACTATCTACACCAACCCAACCGTGTCTCAGCTCGCTCGTTCTGTTTGGTCCCATCTTGAACACGGACCCCAGGATAAGATCCATCACAGCGAAGCTACTCGAGAGATGCTTGCCAAGTACGCTCAGGCTTTCGAACCACCTCGCGAAGCGAAGGAGCACATCGTTATCACAGGTACAACTGGAGAGATCGGTTCGTatcttcttgatgttctttGCAACAACGACAAGGTTGCCAAGATTTGGTGCTTGAACCGCAGCGCCGATGCCTTCCAACGCCAAGTAGACTCAGCTAAGTCTAAGGGCCTTTCATCAACCTGGCAAAGTAAGGCCAAGTTCGTTCGCTACGACGTTGCAGCGGACAACCTCGGCTTGAGTCAGGATGATCTccaggagatcaagaatcAAGCCACTGCTATCATAC ATAACGCTTGGGAGGTCAACTTCAATCTGCCTCTCTCTTCCTTTGAGCCTCAGTTCGTCGGTCTCCAGAGTCTTGTAGACATATGCCGAGAGGCTCGTCATAAGCTCCGCTTCTTCTTTATATCGTCCATCAGCGCTGCCATGAACTGGCCATCTGACCTCTTGGGCCCCGTACCAGAAGCAAGCATTCCCCGATTTGATGCACCGATCAACGGATATGGTTCATCTAAGCTTGTAGCTGAGCACTTACTCAGCAAGGCTGCGCGATCTGGTGTCTTGAGTCTTTCAGTTCTACGAGTTGGCCAAGTTGCTGGTCCGGTCAAGACTCTTGGCGAGGGTAGCATTTGGACTCGACGTGATTGGGTTCCCGCT ATCATCGATGCTTCCGTCCATCTGCGAGCTCTGCCACTAGATCTCGGAACGGCAAGTATTTTAGACTGGATCCCCATTGATCTCCTAACAGAAGTCATTGGACAGCTCGTGGTCCCCGTGAATGCAGTTGTTGGGCAAGAGAATTACTACAATCTACTGAACCCTCGAACACCCAGCTGGATAGATGCTCTACCTGGTCTCAAGGCTCATCTTGAGGTTTCATTCTCAGACAAGTTTGAGATTATTCCTCTACATGAGTGGATCGGCCGTCTGCGAGGTGCAGAGAAGACCATCGTGAAGGAGGTCAGTGAAGGGTCATCCGAGACCGCGAGGAGGGCTCAAAGTGGTCTCAAGTTGTTGGCCTTCTTTGAGATGCTAGCctctggagaagaaggatctcgGGGTCTTGAATGGTCTAAGGGAAACACATTGGCACAGAGTTCTATCTTGGCTTGCATGGAGCCTGTATCATCAGCCTGGTTTGGCACTTGGTTGACACAATGGGGCTATTGA
- a CDS encoding probable L-lactate dehydrogenase (cytochrome), which yields MSDATSSKPQIFSIQDLKQAASDKMSQMYRDYYNGGAMDNITLANNEAAFDRYLLRPRVLRNVSNIDMTTTLWGTKAALPLGVSPSAMHRLAHADGEVGTSKACAARHVPMILSALSNDTLEDVSGQSSDGSTPYAIQVSPFKNRQITTNLLNRAKAAGYKAVVLTVDAPMFGRRLDDLRNGFSSGGLGGGIPDLSFDTSATWEEKIAWMKSQTDLEIWVKGVTSPLDAQIAIEQGVDGIIISNHGGRQLDTTPATIDILREIAPIAKGKTRIAIDGGFRRGSDIFKAVALGADFVFVGRIAIWGLAYDGSNGVGLALDLLINEFKLCMGLAGCSKISDISPAHLSILNARGVLESVY from the exons ATGTCTGACGCCACATCCTCCAAGCCGCAAATCTTCTCGATCCAGGACCTCAAGCAGGCCGCATCGGACAAGATGTCTCAGATGTACAGAG ACTACTACAACGGCGGGGCCATGGATAACATCAC TCTGGCGAATAATGAGGCTGCGTTTGACCGGTACTTGCTTCGTCCTCGCGTACTCCGTAATGTTTCAAACATTGATATGACTACTACCCTCTGGGGCACCAAGGCAGCGTTGCCTCTCGGTGTCTCTCCGTCGGCGATGCATCGTCTTGCGCATGCTGATGGAGAGGTTGGAACTTCGAAAGCTTGTGCTGCGCGCCACGTACCCATGATTCTGTCAGCTCTGTCTAACGATACCCTCGAGGATGTATCTGGACAGAGTTCGGATGGATCGACGCCCTATGCTATTCAGGTTAGCCCGTTCAAGAATCGGCAGATCACCACCAACTTACTCAACCGTGCCAAAG CTGCCGGGTATAAAGCTGTTGTATTGACAGTGGATGCTCCCATGTTTGGCAGGAGATTGGATGATCTGCGAAATGGTTTCA GCTCTGGTGGATTGGGTGGCGGTATTCCCGACCTCTCCTTTG ATACCAGTGCGACTTGGGAAGAAAAGATTGCATGGATGAAAAGCCAGACTGACCTTGAGATTTGGGTCAAGGGAG TTACATCTCCCCTAGACGCCCAGATTGCCATAGAGCAAGGCGTTgatggcatcatcatctcaaacCACGGAGGTCGACAGCTAGATACTACCCCAGCAACAATCGACATCCTCCGCGAGATCGCACCTATTGCTAAGGGCAAGACGCGCATTGCCATCGACGGTGGCTTCCGACGTGGCTCTGATATTTTCAAGGCTGTTGCGCTCGGTGCTgactttgtctttgtcgGCAGAATCGCCATCTGGGGCCTTGCA TATGATGGTTCTAATGGTGTTGGCTTGGCACTGGACTTGCTGATCAACGAATTCAAGCTATGTATGGGACTTGCTGGATGCAGCAAGATTAGCGATATTAGCCCGGCTCATCTGTCCATCCTGAACGCAAGAGGCGTCTTGGAGAGTGTGTACTAG